A window of the Lactuca sativa cultivar Salinas chromosome 7, Lsat_Salinas_v11, whole genome shotgun sequence genome harbors these coding sequences:
- the LOC111893563 gene encoding uncharacterized protein LOC111893563, whose protein sequence is MTEQEGSHTPDVGGDLHLNEGDTPISPREARLLDKLTGVIRQTLEQHKRDSDKGKEKATGESSREKAKRPSFKTFKSSGAIEFLGVLDPIVVLTWIQNTEKVFRISHVVNEDKANYASAMLIGEALVWWEATFEALNEYDQENLSWEMFKIRFLGKYCPLDMRRRLEKEFLKLKQGGMTVTEYETQFNQRARFVAKYIPTEDDKSQLFMEGLRYEIRDFVINRDIISFDKAVEYARKREHDLEIRGVTLSVPKHPRVDRTVSVSTIPSAQSDPSTKVHSQSAFRGRGRPQSFSLQSRAPPPCQKCGKSHQGQCRVGKGPVICYGCGETGHMKPVCPMRNVTCYACGVTGHRKRFCPTLTSQMVGSQASVQQPVDTSTQKEEVPKAKGCAFQITPEEAREDPNVVTDSFVSREFARSFQIACYALAQPFHVDTAGSVSLLVDKVYRDCVIEIEGYNFLANLIPISLPNFDIILGMD, encoded by the exons ATGACTGAGCAGGAGGGTAGTCATACACCAGATGTGGGTGGAGATCTTCATCTTAATGAGGGAGATACTCCAATATCCCCTCGTGAGGCGCGACTTTTGGATAAACTTACTGGTGTTATTCGACAAACTCTCGAACAACACAAAAGGGATAGTGATAAGGGTAAAGAGAAAGCCACCGGAGAGTCTTCAAGAGAGAAAGCGAAACGTCCCTCATTCAAAactttcaagagtagtggtgctatAGAGTTTTTAGGTGTCCTTGATCCCATTGTTGTTCTTACCTGGATCCAGAACACAGAAAAAGTATTTCGTATCTCCCATGTGGttaatgaagacaaggctaactATGCTTCTGCAATGCTCATTGGAGAAGCCTTAGTTTGGTGGGAAGCGACATTTGAAGCTCTTAACGAGTATGACCAGGAGAATTTATCTTGGGAGATGTTTAAAATCCGCTTTCTAGGAAAATATTGTCCTCTAGATATGAGGAGAAGACTGGAGAAGGAGTTCCTCAAACTTAAGCAGGGAGGAATGACTGTGACCGAATATGAAACTCAATTCAATCAAAGGGCACGGTTTGTTGCGAAGTATATCCCGACTGAAGACGATAAAAGTCAgttattcatggaagggttaCGGTATGAAATCCGTGATTTTGTGATCAACCGGGATATTATATCATTCGATAAAGCTGTTGAGTATGCCCGAAAGCGCGAGCATGACTTAGAGATACGTGGTGTCACTCTTTCTGTCCCAAAGCATCCACGTGTTGATCGAACTGTTTCTGTTTCAACTATTCCATCGGCTCAATCTGATCCTAGCACAAAAGTACATTCTCAGAGCGCCTTTCGTGGTCGCGGTCGGCCACAATCTTTTTCTCTTCAGTCGAGAGCTCCACCACCGTGCCAGAAATGTGGAAAGAGCCACCAGGGTCAATGCAGGGTAGGAAAAGGACCGGTGATTTGCTATGGATGCGGAGAAACAGGTCATATGAAGCCCGTTTGCCCGATGAGGAATGTTACATGTTATGCTTGCGGTGTTACTGGCCATAGAAAGCGTTTTTGCCCAACTCTTACCAGCCAAATGGTGGGAAGCCAAGCTTCCGTTCAACAACCGGTGGATACTTCAACccaaaaggaggaggtgccaaaggCTAAAGGTTGTGCATTCCAGATTACCCcagaggaggcacgcgaggacccgaatgttgtgactg attcttttgtgtctcgTGAATTTGCGCGatcttttcaaattgcttgctatGCACTCGCCCAACCATTTCATGTAGATACCGCGGGAAGTGTATCATTACTTGTTGATAAAGTCTATAGagattgtgtcatagaaattgaaggTTATAATTTTCTTGCCAATTTGATTCCTATCTCCCTACCCAACTTTGATATCATTCTCGGCATGGACTGA